A part of Arachis hypogaea cultivar Tifrunner chromosome 12, arahy.Tifrunner.gnm2.J5K5, whole genome shotgun sequence genomic DNA contains:
- the LOC112729961 gene encoding uncharacterized protein, with translation MTGLIKKHGIIHKVATTYHPQTNGLAEVSNREIKIILEKIVKPHRRDWSSRLGDALWAYRTAYKTLIDMSSFCLVYRKPCHLLVEVEHKAYLAVKECNSGLGGARVERKFQLEELECIRLEAYEISRLYKEKMKAVHDQNIKRREFRAGDQVLLYNSRLILIPGKLRSRWDGPYVVEKVEPY, from the coding sequence ATGACAGGTTTGATAAAGAAACATGGCATTATCCACAAGGTGGCGACAacttatcatccccaaacaaatgGCCTGGCtgaagtgtctaacagagagattaagATTATACTTGAGAAGATAGTTAAACCCCATAGGAGGGATTGGAGCTCTAGGCTTGGAGATGCactttgggcttatcggacagctTACAAGACACTGATTGACATGAGTTCATTCTGCCTAGTCTACAGAAAGCCTTGTCACCTTCtggtagaggtggaacacaaggcttattTGGCTGTGAAGGAATGTAACTCAGGATTGGGGGGAGCCAGAGTTGAAAGGAAATTTCAACTGGAAGAATTGGAGTGCATTCGGCTAGAGGCTTATGAAATCTCAAGGCtctacaaagaaaagatgaaggcgGTACATGATCagaacatcaagagaagagagtttagagCTGGGGATCAAGTCCTTCTCTATAACTCAAGGTTGATACTAATACCGGGCAAACTGAGGTCAAGGTGGGATGGGCCGTATGTGGTGGAGAAGGTGGAACCGTATTGA